A window of Stutzerimonas stutzeri genomic DNA:
CGATATCTTCGATCGCGAAAAGTATTTCATCGACGAGCAGCTGAGCCGGGTCACCGCGAAGTTCCCGACACTGAGAGTGGTGTTCGAGCACATCACCACCCGCGATGCCGTGGAATTCGTCCAGGCCGCCGGCAGCAACGTCGGCGCCACCATCACAGCCCATCATCTGCTGTACAACCGCAATCACATGCTGGTCGGGGGCATTCGTCCGCACCTGTTCTGTCTGCCGGTGCTCAAGCGCAACGTCCATCAGGAAGCACTGCTGGATGCCGCCACCAGCGGCAGCCCAAAATTCTTCCTTGGCACCGACTCTGCACCGCACGCACAACATGCCAAGGAAGCCGCCTGTGGTTGCGCAGGCTGCTATACCGCCCATGCGGCCATCGAGCTGTACGCCGAAGCCTTCGAGCAGCGTCAGGCACTGGATAAGCTGGAAGCCTTCGCCAGCCATTTCGGCCCGGACTTCTACGGCCTGCCACGCAATACCGCACAGATCACTCTGGTACGCCAAGAGTGGGACGTACCGGCCAATCTGCCATTTGGCGAACAGATCGTCGTACCGCTGCGCGCCGGTGAACGGTTGCACTGGCGTCTGGAGGCAAGCGCATGAGTGAAGAACACTTCGAAGACGAGCTCGAGGAGCATCTGCCCGGCAAAGCTCGTTCGCCTATGGCGCGGCGCTTTCGTGGCTTCTTGCCCGTAGTGATCGACGTGGAATGCGGTGGCTTCAACAGTGCGACGGACGCCCTGCTGGAAATCGCTGCGGTCACCATCGGCATGGACGAACAAGGCCTGCTCTACCCTCAGGACACCCTTTTCTATCGTGTCGAACCGTTCGTCGGCGCCAACATTGAACCCGCTGCACTGGAGTTCACCGGGATCAAGCTTGATCATCCGCTACGCATGGCCGTACCAGAGTCGCAGGCTCTGACCGATATCTTCCGCAGCGTACGCAAGGCGGTGAAATCGGCCGGCTGCAAACGCGCCATTCTGGTGGGTCACAACAGCAGCTTCGACCTCGGCTTCCTCAATGCAGCGATCGCCCGCTGCGAGATCAAGCGAAATCCATTCCACCCCTTCTCCAGCTTCGATACCGCTACCCTCGCCGGCCTCGCCTATGGCCAGACGGTGTTGGCAAAGGCCTGCCAGACTGCCGGTATCGATTTTGACGGGCGCGAAGCACACTCGGCCCGTTATGACACCGAGAAAACCGCGGAGCTGTTCTGCGGCATCGTCAATCGCTGGCGCGAAATGGGCGGTTGGGAAGAATTCGACGAATAATGGACGGCCATTGAAGTAGGCCGGGCGGCGGACTACTTCGAATCTTCAAACTGCCGTCGATGTAAAAAAAGGCCAGTCATTGACTGGCCTTTTTTGTTTAACCGCAGCGTTAAAGCGGCTTGCCGCGGTTGCCGTGCTGCCCGACGAATGCCTGGACGGCTTTTAGCTCATTCGGCAGCACTGTGCAGCGCTCGTCGCGCTCGAACAAATCAGCCAGATGAGCCGGCAACGCAAGCGCCTGGCCAATCCCCGCTTTCTCCACCGCATCCGGGAATTTCACTGGGTGCGCAGTCCCCAGCGTCACCATCGGGATGCTCAGGCTGCGACGGCATTCCCGCCCGGCGTGCACGCCAATGGCGGTATGCGGATCAAGCACCTCGCCGGTTTCCTTGAAGACCTGAGCGATGGTGGCGCAGGTCTTCTCATCATCCACGGCCAGCGAGTCGAACAGCTTGCGCGCTTCGGTCCAGCGTTCCTCTTCCACCGACAGCTTGCCACTGGCGCGGAAGCCATCCAGCAACTCGGCCACAGCCTTGCCATTGCGGCCGTGCAGATCGAATAACAGGCGTTCGAAGTTGGACGACACCATGATGTCCATCGATGGCGACAACGACGCGTGCAGCGTGTCCTTGTCGTAGCGATTGCCGGACATGAAGCGATGCAGGATATCGTTGCGGTTGGTGGCAACGATCAGCTGATTGATCGGCAGCCCCATGTTGCGCGCCAGGTAGCCGGCAAAGATGTCGCCGAAATTGCCGGTCGGTACAGAGAACGCTACCGAACGAGCCGGGCCGCCGAGCTGTAGCGCAGCATGGAAGTAGTAAACGATCTGGGCCATGATCCGCGCCCAGTTGATCGAATTGACCGCCACCAGCCGGGTGCCCTTGAGGAATCCCTGGTCAGCGAAGCTGGCCTTGACCATCTCCTGGCAGTCATCGAAGTTGCCTTCGATGGCGATGTTGTGGATGTTCTCACCAAGGATGGTGGTCATCTGCCGACGCTGCACTTCCGATACGCGCTGATGGGGGTGCAGGATGAAAATGTCGACGTTCTCACAACGACGGCAGCCCTCGATGGCGGCAGAGCCTGTATCGCCAGACGTCGCCCCCATGATGACCACGCGCTCACCACGCTTGGCCAGCACGTAATCGAGCAGGCGGCCAAGCAACTGCAGCGCGAAGTCTTTGAACGCCAGGGTCGGGCCATGGAACAGCTCCAGCACCCACTCGTTGCCATTCAGCTGGCGCAGTGGGGCAATGGCGCTATGGGCAAAGACCCCATATGTCTCCTCCAGGATTCGCTTGAAGTCGGCATCCGGAATACTGCCGGCAACGAACGGGCGCATAACCCGGAAGGCCAGCTCGTGATAAGGCAGGCCGGCCCAGGAGGCGATCTCCTCCATGGTGAAGCGCGGCAGGCTCTCCGGCACGTACAGGCCGCCATCGCTGGCCAGGCCAGCTAGCAGAACGTCTTCGAAATTCAGGGCCGGCGCCTGGCCACGGGTGCTGATGTAACGCATGGTTCAAACCTTCGGTGTTGGCCGCAGCGGCAGGCAGCAGGCAGAACACCCACAGCCGACCAGCGCGCCCGGATTAATTCAGCTGTTCGACGCGAATACGTACGACCTTATCCACCACATCGTCGAGCTTCTCCAGCGCGGCGATGGCGTCATCGATACGCTGCTCGACCACTCGATGGGTAACCAGGATGACCGGAACCAGGCCGTCCTGGACCTCGGCCTCTTTCTGCATGATCGACTCGATGTTGATGCCACGCTCGGAGAGGATGGTCGCGACCTGGGCCAGCACGCCTGGGTGGTCCTTGGCTTGAATGCGCAGGTAATAGGCGCTTTCGCATGCGCTGATCGGCAGAATCGGATGATCGGACAGGGAGTCCGGCTGGAACGCCAGATGCGGCACGCGGTTGTTCGGATCGGTCGTTAGCGCACGGGTGACATCCACGAGATCGGCCACTACCGCCGAGGCGGTCGGCTCCATGCCGGCACCCGCGCCGTAGTAGAGCGTGCTGCCCACGGCGTCTCCATTGACCATCACGGCGTTCATTACGCCGTTGACGTTGGCGATAAGCCGGTCAGCCGGTATCAGCGTCGGATGCACGCGCAGTTCGATGCCCGCATCGGTGCGACGAGCGACGCCCAGGTGCTTGATGCGATAGCCCAAAGCCTCGGCGTAGTTCACGTCAGCCGTGGTCAGCCGCGCGATGCCTTCGGTGTACGCCTTGTCGAACTGCAGCGGAATGCCGAAGGCGATGGAAGCCAGAATGGTCAGTTTGTGCGCCGCATCGATGCCCTCGACATCAAACGTCGGGTCGGCCTCGGCATAACCGAGTTCCTGAGCTTCTTTGAGCACGTCCTCGAAGGTACGGCCTTTTTCGCGCATCTCGGTAAGAATGAAGTTGCCGGTGCCATTGATGATGCCAGCCAGCCAATTGATGCGATTGCCGGCCAGCCCTTCACGGATCGCCTTGATAACCGGGATGCCGCCTGCGACCGAGGCTTCGAAAGCGACGATGACGCCCTTCTCGCAGGCCTTGGCGAAGATCTCGTTGCCGTGCACGGCGATCAGCGCCTTGTTGGCAGTGACCACATGTTTGCCATTCTCGATGGCCTTGAGGACGAGTTCCTTGGCCAGCGTATAGCCGCCGATCAGCTCGACGACAATATCGATCTCGGGATTGTTCACGACATCAAAAATGTCTGCGGTAATGGGTGTGGCACCGGTGTCGCACTTGGCATTCGGATGACGGGTAGCAATCTGCGCAACCTCGATTCCGCGCCCGGCACGGCGGGCAATCTCCTCGGCGTTGCGCTTGAGCACATTGAAGGTACCGCCACCGACGGTTCCCAGCCCACAGATGCCAACTTTCACCGGTTTCAAGCTGAACTCCCCATTCGCAGCGAAACGACCGGACCTGCCGGTCGACAAAAGAGTCGCACATTACGAAGCGAGCAGCTTTTAGTCAATCAGCCAAGGCCAGCCTGGCGCTATGAACCGTTGAGGCCCAGCCGTTGGTGCCATTGCGCAAGCGACTCGTCCGGGTACTCAGAAAAGCAGCGATCATGCTCCTGAACCTGTGGCTCCACCCAGCTGGCCTTGGAGCCCAACATCAGATGCGTGTGCTCCGGCGGCACGGGCAGTTCAGTATCAATGGCGGATGCGAAGGGGTGCATCAGATCGGGCCAGTTTGGATCCCACAACCACAGCGCGCTGGCGCAAACGGCGCAGAAATGTCGACGCCCTTCACTGATGCTAACTTCTCCCGTTTCGGAATCAGTCAACCGCGCCTGGTAGACGGAAACATGCTCGCGACCTTCGACTTGCAAGGTCCGATAGTCGCCGCCGAGATTGATGGCATAGCCACCACCACCCGCCGTTTTGCGGCAGATGGAGCAGTAGCAACGCATGAAAGGATAGGGCTGAGCGCATTCAAGACTGAACCGCACGGCCTGACAGTGACAGGAACCTTCGAGCTTCATCGCGACCTACCTTGTTCAAACCTGAGGATTAACAAGGTAGGTCGCCCGGAGCCAGCAAGCGTGCTCAGGCCTAGGCTATCGGACCAATGGCTCCGTGCCCGTCACTCAGCAGCGAGCGCGACCTCAGCCAGCTGCGCTGCCGGCTGATAGCCGGGAATCATTTGTCCGTTGGCAAGAACGATGGCCGGAGTGCCCTGCACACCGATCATCTGGCCCAACTGATATTGCTTGGCAATAGGCGTTTCACAGCTGGCCGCCGGCAACTCCTCACGGGCCTTGGCCTTGTTCATCGCGTCCTGCCGGTCTTCGGCGCACCATACGCTGGTCAGCGTATTGGCTCCATGGCTACCCATACCCTGCCGCGGGAATGCCACATAGCGCACTTCCACGCCAAGACGGTTCAATTGCGGCACTTCGCTGTGCAGCTTCTGGCAATAGCCACAGTCGGTATCAGTAAACACAGTGATATGCGTCTTGGGTGCCTTGGGTGCAAACACCACCATTTCACTCGCCGGGATCGCATTGATCTGCTTGGCAACAGACTTGCTCTGTGCCTGCTCGGTCAGGTTAACGGCCTGACCATTCTGGAACTGATACAGATAGCCCTGAATGATGAACTGACCATCGGCGCTGGCATACAGCTGTCGGCCGCCCTCCAATTGGACCTGGTAAACGCCCGGCATCGGGCTTTCGGCAACGGCCTCGATAGGCATGTCCGGCTGGATTTTCTGCAGGGCCTGACGAATCGCCTGATCGGGATCGGCGGCCATTACAACAGTGCTGGCCAGGCCTACGGCGGCGGCAGCGAACAAACGAATCACGCCCATGGAAACTCCTGGCAGCGACGATCAAAGGAAGGCGCAAAGACTACCATAGCCATACTGCGCAAACTGCTAGCGGCTTCTCCGACAGGCGCAGCCAGACCCCACCAAATGGTATTACGGCCAAGCCAGCCAGGGGATGCACTACCCGCGAGGATGATGCTCCGCATGCAGCTCCTGCAGGCGCGCACGCGCGATGTGGGTATAGATCTGGGTGGTCGAGAGATCGCTGTGGCCGAGCAGCATTTGCACGGTTCGCAGATCCGCGCCATGGTTGAGCAGATGCGTGGCAAAGGCGTGGCGCAAGGTATGCGGCGAAATTGACGTAGCGATGCTCGCGACCTTGGCGTGCAGCTTGATCCGATGCCAGAACGTCTGACGCGTCATCTGATCGCCACGCTGACTGGGAAACAGCACATCGCTGGCCTTGCCAGCGAGCAAATGCTCACGCCCCTCGCGCTGATAGCGCTCCAGCCAGTGCAATGCCTCATCACCCAGCGGCACCAGGCGCTCCTTGTTGCCCTTACCGAACGTGCGCAGCACGCCTTGGCGCATGCTGACCTGCTCGAGCGTCAAACTGATCAGTTCGGTCACGCGCAAACCGCAGGCATAGAGCACCTCGAGCATGGCTCTATCACGTAGCCCTAGCGGATCGCCAATATCTGGCGCCGCCAGCAGTGCCTCGACATCGGTTTCGGACAGGGCCTTGGGCAATGGACGCCCAAGCCGGGGCAGATCCACCCGCAACGTAGGATCAACCGCGATCTCACCTTCGCGCAGCAGGTAGCGATAGAAGCCTCTCAAGCCGGAGAGGAAACGTGCGGTAGAGCGTGCTTTGTAACCGTTGTTCAGGCGCCATGCGAGATGATCGAGAATGATCTCGCGACCGGCGACGGCAAGCCCAACGTCCCGCTCGCCCAACCAGCCATTGAACAGCGCAAGGTCGCTGCGATAGGCCTCACGACTATTGTCGGCCAGCCCCTTTTCCAGCCAGAGGGCATCGAGGTACCGGTCGATAACGGGATCATCAAGTGCAGGCATTACAGTTCAATGAGACGGAAAGACAGCAGTCTTTCACAATGGACGCCAGCGAAGCCAGATTCCAACGGGCATCGGGGCGAAATAGCCTGAAACTAAGCCGCAATCACTGTCGCCGGCAATACTTTCATCCAGAAACGAAAAAAGCAGCCCGCAGGCTGCTTTTTCATTCGGAAATGCGGTCTTAGACCAGCTTTTCCTTGATGCGGGCGGCCTTACCGGACAGCGCGCGGAGGTAGTACAGCTTGGCCTTGCGCACGTCGCCGCGACGCTTGACGCTGATGCTGTCGACCATCGGGCTGTAGCTCTGGAAGGTACGCTCGACGCCAACACCATTGGAAATCTTGCGAACGGTGAACGCACTGTTCAGGCCGCGGTTACGCTTGCCGATCACAACGCCTTCGAAGGCCTGCAGACGCTGACGCTCGCCTTCCTTTACCTTTACCTGAACGATAACGGTGTCACCCGGCGCGAACGGCGGGATTTCTTTGGTCATTTGCTCGGCTTCGAGCTGCTGAATGATCTTGTTGGTCATGCTGTGCTCCAAAGGTCAACCCACCGGGTTGCCATCGATACGTTAACTATCGTCCCGCTGGCGGATGTATTCCGCCAGCAGCTTCTGTTCTTCCCCAGAAAGCGAGCGGCTATCCAGAAGATCGGCGCGTCGCTCCCAGGTCCTTCCAAGGGACTGCTGTAAGCGCCAGCGCCGGATGTGTTCATGGTTGCCACTGAGCAGCACCTCAGGAACACATTTACCCGCATACACCTCAGGTCGCGTGTAATGCGGACAGTCGAGCAGGCCGTCAGTAAACGAATCCTCCTCGGCGGAACCAGCATGACCCAGGGCGCCCGGAAGCAGCCTAGTCACGGCGTCAATCAGCACCATTGCCGGCAGCTCGCCACCGGACAACACGTAATCACCGATCGACCATTCCTCATCTACGTGCGCCTCAATGAAGCGCTCGTCGATACCTTCGTAACGACCGGCGATAAGGATAAGCGCATCCCCCTTCGCCATCTCGCTAACGTCAGCCTGTTTCAGCTGACGCCCTTGCGGCGACAGGTAGATCACCTTCGCCGTCTCGCCCGCGGCTTGTTTGGCATCAGCCAAGGCACGCTCGAGCGGTTTGATCTTCATCACCATGCCTGGACCCCCGCCGAATGGGCGGTCGTCCACTGTCTGGTGGCGGTCTTCGGTGTAGCTTCTGGGGTTCCAGCAGTTCAACTGCAACAACCCCTGCTTCACTGCACGACTGGTAATCCCATAGTCACAAATCGCTGCGAACATATCGGGAAACAGGCTGATGACCTCAACGCGCAAAGCGGCCATGCCGTTCAGAAATCCGCGTCCCAATCGACCTGCATCTCGCCTACTTCCAAATCGATCTTCAACACGCACTGATCGGTATAAGGCAGCAGACGCTCACGATCATCCAGGCTGCCAGCACAAGGCTTTACAACCAAAACGTCGTTAGCTCCGGTTTCGAGTAGATGATCGACCTGGCCGAGCAACTGCGCGGTCTGGTTGATAACTTTCAAACCCTGGAGCTGATACCAGTAGAACTCACCGTCGTCCAAGGCGGGCAATTCGTTACGACGGATGCAGATATCGAAATCAGCGTAGGTACGCGCGACTTCGCGATCATCCAAGCCCTCGAGCGTTGCCACCAGAATCTTTCCCTGGAGGCGCCCCTTGACCAACTCAACCTGTTTGACCTCTTCGCCTCGCCTTAGCGTCCAGCGTCGATACTCCAGCAGGTTGTCGATAGGATCGGTAAAGGAATAGACCTTCACGTCACCGCGCACGCCATGCACCGAAACGATCTTGCCAATGACAACCAAGTCATCGGCCGGAGCAGACGTTGCGTTCATGCGATTCAGGCAGCGGCCTTGGCAGCTTCCTTCAGCAGCTGAGCAACACGCTCAGACGGCTGTGCGCCCTGGCTCAGCCAGTAGGTGGCGCGCTCCTGGTTTACAGAAAGCTTCACTTCCGCACCAGCGGCGATCGGGTTGAAGAAACCGATGCGCTCGACGAAGCGACCATCACGCGGATTGCGGCTGTTGGTCACGGTCAGGTGATAGAAAGGGCGCTTCTTGGAGCCGCCACGGGCGAGACGAATAGTTACCATGTGAACATCGTTCCTGTAGTCGGTGCTAACTTAGGGCACACACTTACTTAAAATGGGCCTAGGCCCGAAAGGCCGCACATTTTAAGGAATGCCGGGGATTTTGCAAACTCTTTTACCAAAGCGCCAGGACTGCTCAGGGCCGTGCCTGGCGCCAAGCGGTCAATGACTTTATCACCGCCCTGCCGCCGTACTGCAGTCATTTTAAAACTTTGGCATGCCACCGCCGGGAAGCATCCCGCCCATGCCGCGCATCATCTTGGCCATGCCACCCTTGCCGGTGACCTTTTTCATCATCTTCTGCATCTGCTTGTGCTGCTTGATAAGGCGGCCGATGTCCTGCACCTGAGTACCGGAGCCGAGGGCGATTCGACGCTTGCGTGAACCGCTAATGATGTCGGGATTACGCCGCTCAGCGGGGGTCATCGAGTTGATGATCGCCTCCATCTGCTTGAACTGCTTCTCCGCCGCGCCCTGGGCGTGACCCATCTGCGACAGATTGACGCCCCCGATCGACGGCAGCTTGTCCATCAGCCCACCAAGACCACCCATGTTCTTCATTTGCTGCAGCTGATCGCGAAAGTCTTCGAGGTCGAAACCCTTGCCCTTCTTCAGCTTTTTGGTGAGCTTCTCGGCCTTCTCGCGATCAAGGGTCTGCTCGGCCTGCTCGATGAGACTGAGCACATCACCCATGCCAAGAATGCGCGACGCAATGCGGTCCGGATGGAAAGGCTCCAGGGCGTCGCTCTTCTCGCCCATGCCGAGAAACTTGATCGGCTTGCCCGTCACGTGCCGCACGGACAATGCCGCGCCGCCACGGGCGTCACCGTCGACTTTGGTCAGCACGACACCCGTCAGCGGCAGCGCCTCGCCAAAGGCACGAGCGGTATTCGCTGCGTCCTGACCGGTCATTGCGTCAACGACGAACAGCGTCTCAGCCGGATTGATCGCGGCATGAACGGCCTGAATCTCGGCCATCATCTCGGCATCGATCGCCAGTCGCCCGGCCGTATCCACCAACACCACGTCGATAAATTTGAGCTTGGCTTCGCGAATCGCCGCCTGAGCAATATCCACCGGCTTCTGGCTGATATCGGACGGGAAGAAGGTAACCCCGACTTCAGCCGCCAGCGTCTCGAGCTGCTTGATGGCGGCCGGACGGTACACGTCTGCAGAAACCACCAGCACCGTCTTCTTCTTGCGCTCCTTGAGGAAGCGCGCCAGCTTGCCCACGGTAGTGGTCTTACCTGCACCCTGCAGACCCGCCATCAGCACCACGGCCGGAGGAGTGACCTGAAGCGCCAAGTCCTCGTTGGCTGCACCCATCAATTCTTCCAGCTCGGCGCGAACGATCTTCACGAACGCCTGACCGGGCGTCAGACTCTTCGACACCTCAGTGCCGACGGCGCGCTCTTTGACCCGATTGACGAACTCCTTGACCACCGGCAGCGCGACATCGGCCTCTAGCAGCGCCATTCGCACTTCACGCAGGGTGTCCTTGATGTTGTCCTCGGTCAGCTTGGCCTTGCCGGTGACATGGCGAAGCGTTTGTGAGAGGCGGTCGGTTAGGTTTTCGAACATGAGCCATTCCACGCTGGATGTGCTGAAGGATGAGATTATAGAAGGTGCAGGTGCCTCGCCGGTACCCCGCCTGCATCGCTTTTCGTTTTGAGCTGGCTTGCCGCCGTTGATCTGGAGTACCGCAGACGGTATCCATGACCAACACATGGCAGCGCCTGCCGTGACGATACGTAACCTTGACGCAGCTTTTGCGCCTCGGGTGTTTGTGCCACACTCACGACCTTTCGAGCCCGTTACCGGAACCTATGCACCCTCTGCTACCCAGCCTTGCCGCCGCCGCTCTTTATGCCGGCGTCACGGGTTATCAAAGTTTGCGACTGGCACAACGCGCCGTGCCGGACAAGCGCCTGCTGCTTGCGGTAGGTCTGCTCGCCCTGCTCGCCCACAGTGCCAGCCTGTTCATTCAATTGCTTTCGCCTAGCGGCCTTCACCTTGACTTCTTTACCGCATCGAGCCTGATCGCTGCCGCCGTTATCCTGCTGATTCTGTTGGCCTTGTACAGAATGCCAGTGGAGAACCTGCTGCTGCTTCTGTTTCCGCTGGGCTGCCTGACCGTGCTGTTCGCCCAATTCGCGCCTTCCGGCACCGCACCCGCGATAGTCGAGGAACCAGGGATACTGGCGCACATCCTGTTTTCGATCCTGGCTTACGGCATGCTCACCATTGCGGTGTTCCAGTCCTTGCTGTTGCTACTGCAGGATCATCATCTCAAGCACAAACACCCCTCGGGCATGATCCGCAATTTCCCACCGCTGCAGACGATGGAAAGCCTGCTATTCGGCTTTCTCTGGGCAGGGTGGGCGCTGCTGTCCGCATCGTTACTCTCGGGCTGGCTGTTTCTCGATGATCTTTTTGCTCAACATCTGGTCCACAAGACACTCCTGTCAGTAGTCGCCTGGGTCGTCTTTGGCTTGCTGCTGTGGGGCCGACATCAGCTTGGCTGGCGCGGCTACAAAGCCATTCGCTGGACACTGGCTGGTTTCTGCCTGCTGATGCTGGCGTACTTCGGCAGCAAGCTGGTCCGCGAATTCATCCTGCACATCTGACGCGAACAGGTAACTCGTGGAAAATCTACACCCCGGCTTTCTGGTCGGACTGCTGGTCTTTCTGCTGCTGTGCTCGGCCTTCTTCTCCAGTTCCGAGACCGGCATGCTCAGCCTCAACCGCTATCGCCTCAGGCATCAAGCCAAGGAAGGGCATCGAGGCGCGCGACGCGCCAGCGAGCTGCTGGCGCACCCAGACCGCCTGCTGGGCACCATTCTGGTCGGCAACAATTTCGTCAATATCCTCGCCTCGTCCATCGCCACGGTGCTGGCCATGCAGCTATGGGGCGAAGCAGGGATAGCGATCGCCACCATCGGCCTGACCATAATCCTGTTGATATTCGGCGAGATCACACCCAAGACACTCGCAGCGTTGCGACCGGAAATCGTCGCCTATCCCGTCAGCCTGCCGCTGAAAATGCTGCAGAAGGTGCTTTACCCATTAGTTGCGATGCTTAGCTGGGTGAGCAATGGCCTGCTCAGGTTGCTAGGTGTCGACCTTTCGAACAAAGGCAACGACAGCCTATCCACAGAAGAACTGCGCAGCGTGGTGCGCGAGTCGGGTAGTGACCTGCCATTGAATCGCCAGAGCATGCTGCTGGGCATTCTCGATCTTGAGCGCGTGACGGTCGATGACATCATGATTCCGCGTAACGAGGTCACCGGTATCGACCTCGACGACGACCTGGAGGCCATTGTCAGCCAGCTACGCACCACGCCTCATACGCGCTTGCCGGTGTTTCGCAACGACATCAACCAGATCGAAGGCATCGTTCACATGCGGCAGATTGCGCGCCTGCTCAGCCATGACCAACTGACCAAGGAAAGCCTGCTGGCAGCGTGCAGCGAGCCTTATTTCGTGCCGGAAAACACGCCCCTTTCGACCCAGCTGCTGAACTTCCAGAAACAGAAGCGGCGGATTGGTATCGTGGTCGATGAATACGGCGATGTGCGCGGCGTCGTCACGCTCGAGGACATCCTCGAGGAAATCGTTGGCGAGTTCAGCAATCAGGACGCCCTGCGCAGCCCCGATATCCACCCGCAGGACGACGGCACATTGGTCATCGACGGCGCAGCCTACATTCGCGAGGTGAACCGCGCCCTAGACTGGCAGCTGCCGTGTGACGGCCCGAAGACGCTCAACGGCCTGATCACCGAAGCCCTGGAGCACATGCCCGATAGCGGCATCTGCCTGCAGATCGGCAACTACCGGCTGGAAATTCTCCAGGCCGCCGACAATCGAGTGAAAAGCGTACGCGCCTGGACCATAGCCGACGCACCGGCGAATGGCCAGCAAGCGGAATGAAGCCGGCAGACGCCGACTCCACGACGTTTTCATAGCTCGACCTTCACCGCAGCGGCAGCGCGCAGTGCTTTCTCCCTTGCACTAGCAATGGATACGTCTCGCGCCAGCGCCACGCCCATGCGTCGCTGCCCACTGACGCCCGGCTTGCCGAACAGACGCAGCGCCGTGTCCGGCTCTTCCAGCGCGCTGGCGAGATTGCCAAAGCTCACATCGGAGGACTCTCCCTCCACCAGAATTACCGCCGACGCCGCTGGCCCGAGCTGACGGATAACCGGGATCGGCAGTCCCAGGATGGCCCGCGCATGCAGGGCGAATTCGGACAGGTCCTGCGATACCAGAGTAACCAGGCCGGTATCGTGTGGCCGCGGTGAGATCTCGCAGAACCACACCTGATCGCCCTTGACGAACAGCTCGACGCCGAAGATGCCACGACCACCCAATGCGTCGGTGACCGCCAACGCAATCCGTCGCGCCTCGGCCATCGCCACAGGTTCCATCGGCTGGGGTTGCCAGGACTCCTGGTAATCACCCTTCTCCTGCCGATGCCCCACCGGCTCGCAGAAGCTCGTCCCACCCGCGTGACGAACCGTCAGCAAAGTGATTTCGTAATCGAAATCGATGAAGCCTTCGACGATGACCCTGCCGCGACCTGCTCGGCCGCCTGCCTGTGCGTAGCCCCAGGCAGCATCGATATCAGCCTCGCTACGCAGTAATGACTGCCCCTTGCCAGATGAACTCATCACCGGCTTGACTAAACAAGGGAACCCCAGCGCGAGAGCCGCGGCGCGACATTCGTCCAGCGAGTCGGCAAAGCGATAGGGCGAGGTCGGCAGACCGAGTTCTTCTGCGGCGAGGCGGCGAATGCCCTCGCGATTCATTGTCAGCTGCGCGGCCCGGGCTGTAGGGATGACGCTGTAGCCTTCGCGCTCCAGCTCAACCAGCGTGGCCGTGGCGATAGCTTCGATTTCTGGAACGATGTAATGCGGACGCTCCTGCTCGATCACGGCGCGCAATGCATCCCCGTCGAGCATGTCGATCACATAACTGCGATGGGCAACCTGCATCGCCGGCGCGTTGGCATAACGGTCTACCGCGATCACCTCGACACCGAGACGCTGCAGCTCGATGACCAGTTCCTTGCCCAGCTCGCCGCAGCCGCAAAGCAGGACGCGCGTAGCGCTGGGAGACAACGGAGTGCCTATTCGTGGCATGGGATTCCCTCAAGCATCGAAACAAACGAGCGCGACAGGCGC
This region includes:
- the rimM gene encoding ribosome maturation factor RimM (Essential for efficient processing of 16S rRNA) codes for the protein MNATSAPADDLVVIGKIVSVHGVRGDVKVYSFTDPIDNLLEYRRWTLRRGEEVKQVELVKGRLQGKILVATLEGLDDREVARTYADFDICIRRNELPALDDGEFYWYQLQGLKVINQTAQLLGQVDHLLETGANDVLVVKPCAGSLDDRERLLPYTDQCVLKIDLEVGEMQVDWDADF
- the trmD gene encoding tRNA (guanosine(37)-N1)-methyltransferase TrmD, coding for MAALRVEVISLFPDMFAAICDYGITSRAVKQGLLQLNCWNPRSYTEDRHQTVDDRPFGGGPGMVMKIKPLERALADAKQAAGETAKVIYLSPQGRQLKQADVSEMAKGDALILIAGRYEGIDERFIEAHVDEEWSIGDYVLSGGELPAMVLIDAVTRLLPGALGHAGSAEEDSFTDGLLDCPHYTRPEVYAGKCVPEVLLSGNHEHIRRWRLQQSLGRTWERRADLLDSRSLSGEEQKLLAEYIRQRDDS
- the rpsP gene encoding 30S ribosomal protein S16, translating into MVTIRLARGGSKKRPFYHLTVTNSRNPRDGRFVERIGFFNPIAAGAEVKLSVNQERATYWLSQGAQPSERVAQLLKEAAKAAA
- the ffh gene encoding signal recognition particle protein, whose translation is MFENLTDRLSQTLRHVTGKAKLTEDNIKDTLREVRMALLEADVALPVVKEFVNRVKERAVGTEVSKSLTPGQAFVKIVRAELEELMGAANEDLALQVTPPAVVLMAGLQGAGKTTTVGKLARFLKERKKKTVLVVSADVYRPAAIKQLETLAAEVGVTFFPSDISQKPVDIAQAAIREAKLKFIDVVLVDTAGRLAIDAEMMAEIQAVHAAINPAETLFVVDAMTGQDAANTARAFGEALPLTGVVLTKVDGDARGGAALSVRHVTGKPIKFLGMGEKSDALEPFHPDRIASRILGMGDVLSLIEQAEQTLDREKAEKLTKKLKKGKGFDLEDFRDQLQQMKNMGGLGGLMDKLPSIGGVNLSQMGHAQGAAEKQFKQMEAIINSMTPAERRNPDIISGSRKRRIALGSGTQVQDIGRLIKQHKQMQKMMKKVTGKGGMAKMMRGMGGMLPGGGMPKF
- the rplS gene encoding 50S ribosomal protein L19, producing the protein MTNKIIQQLEAEQMTKEIPPFAPGDTVIVQVKVKEGERQRLQAFEGVVIGKRNRGLNSAFTVRKISNGVGVERTFQSYSPMVDSISVKRRGDVRKAKLYYLRALSGKAARIKEKLV
- a CDS encoding cytochrome C assembly family protein — its product is MHPLLPSLAAAALYAGVTGYQSLRLAQRAVPDKRLLLAVGLLALLAHSASLFIQLLSPSGLHLDFFTASSLIAAAVILLILLALYRMPVENLLLLLFPLGCLTVLFAQFAPSGTAPAIVEEPGILAHILFSILAYGMLTIAVFQSLLLLLQDHHLKHKHPSGMIRNFPPLQTMESLLFGFLWAGWALLSASLLSGWLFLDDLFAQHLVHKTLLSVVAWVVFGLLLWGRHQLGWRGYKAIRWTLAGFCLLMLAYFGSKLVREFILHI
- the xerD gene encoding site-specific tyrosine recombinase XerD gives rise to the protein MPALDDPVIDRYLDALWLEKGLADNSREAYRSDLALFNGWLGERDVGLAVAGREIILDHLAWRLNNGYKARSTARFLSGLRGFYRYLLREGEIAVDPTLRVDLPRLGRPLPKALSETDVEALLAAPDIGDPLGLRDRAMLEVLYACGLRVTELISLTLEQVSMRQGVLRTFGKGNKERLVPLGDEALHWLERYQREGREHLLAGKASDVLFPSQRGDQMTRQTFWHRIKLHAKVASIATSISPHTLRHAFATHLLNHGADLRTVQMLLGHSDLSTTQIYTHIARARLQELHAEHHPRG